One genomic segment of Gavia stellata isolate bGavSte3 unplaced genomic scaffold, bGavSte3.hap2 HAP2_SCAFFOLD_89, whole genome shotgun sequence includes these proteins:
- the LOC132320987 gene encoding LOW QUALITY PROTEIN: syntabulin-like (The sequence of the model RefSeq protein was modified relative to this genomic sequence to represent the inferred CDS: inserted 2 bases in 1 codon; substituted 1 base at 1 genomic stop codon) — MSFKALRLQEAPRHHSENGGSKKEVSKLQRRNGQVKDVQKVGCPPLKGGSRLRMPATSSLASRLVHEKATAPTAKLRSEADFSSSGSMGGISAPEVHVSAAGSKRSSFSLNRGLYGRNDGSLSYKSRASPPASCEKDPLSRLGKSQLSPANVRQNHGASSASRSKSGSCKGSDSSSVMRQVFISACQCSAHXLTVSARYISCGDNHSMKPENPEQYLTPLQQKEVTVRHLKTKLKESESRLKEREVEIEELKAQLGRMKEDWVEEECHRVEAELAALEARREVKQLKQVIESMKNSLAEKDKKMQQYFIAISIENKKLESLLQSMEMAQSSSVRDEQCLEHRCDSEGKPLVLCATMPDSLTTEDQALEEVADSGLLLNEGTANGTDSCEDSLTTITSELSDPAPSSSAVNQEMLESVLDEKVTSFQEEEKVSNVMVEQAIQTDVVPSSLDVEQLIQNIFRAQDACPLSPPSSLKELGEFSPGRFSDSGIVVDLTPSHLNAAILLSPVESPCRKVEHEVNENHFVKERDFTEPHDDEAFGYVKTGIKKRYXVAAPVVPTILWAFRTRRGGTDPVYSIGALFCVCGLVALHSLHHIPFKMRT, encoded by the exons ATGAGCTTT AAGGCTCTCAGGCTGCAGGAAGCACCCAGACATCACAGCGAAAATGGAGGATCCAAGAAAGAAGTCAGCAAGTTACAAAGGAGGAATGGGcaagtaaaag ATGTACAGAAAGTGGGATGCCCACCGTTAAAGGGAGGTTCTCGCCTCAGGATGCCTGCCACCTCGAGCTTAGCCTCGCGCTTGGTCCATGAGAAAGCCACGGCTCCGACTGCAAAGCTGA GGAGTGAAGCCGATTTCAGCTCTTCAGGCAGCATGGGCGGTATTTCAGCGCCTGAAGTCCAtgtgtctgctgctggaagcaaaagatcttctttttctctcaa CCGTGGCCTTTATGGTCGGAATGATGGATCCTTATCCTACAAATCCAGAGCCAGCCCACCTGCTTCCTGTGAAAAGGACCCTTTGTCAAGACTGGGCAAAAGCCAGCTGAGTCCTGCTAACGTCCGCCAGAATCACGGGGCTTCTTCAGCCAGCAGGAGCAAGTCAGGCTCATGCAAAGGAAGCGACAGCAGCTCAGTGATGAGGCaagtctttatttcagcatgccAGTGTTCAGCGCACTGACTTACCGTCTCTGCACGGTA caTTTCTTGTGGTGACAATCACAGCATGAAGCCAGAAAATCCAGAGCAGTATTTaactcctctgcagcagaaagaagtTACAGTAcggcatttgaaaacaaagctgaaggaatctGAGAGCAGACTTAAAGAAAG gGAAGTGGAAATAGAAGAActcaaagctcagctgggacGGATGAAGGAAGACTGGGTTGAGGAAGAGTGTCATCgtgtggaggcagagctggccgcCTTGGAAGCAAGAAGGGAAGTTAAACAACTCAAGCAGGTtattgaaagcatgaaaaacagcttggctgagaaagacaaaaaaatgcagcaatacttCATAGCCATTAgcattgaaaacaagaaactggagtctttgctgcagagcatggagatggctcagagcagctctgtgagagatgagcagtgcctggagcacaggTGTGACTCAGAGGGGAAGCCGTTGGTGTTGTGTGCCACAATGCCAGACAGCCTCACCACAGAGGACCAAGctctggaggaggtggcagatAGTGGGCTGCTTCTTAATGAGGGCACAGCTAATGGGACTGATTCCTGTGAAGACAGTTTGACCACCATAACCTCTGAGTTGAGTGATCCAGCTCCCTCCAGTTCTGCTGTGAATCAAGAGATGCTTGAAAGTGTTCTGGATGAGAAAGTAACTtctttccaggaggaggagaaagtcagCAATGTGATGGTGGAACAGGCCATCCAGACTGACGTGGTGCCATCTAGCCTGGATGTGGAGCAGCtcattcaaaacatcttcagagctCAAGACGCCTGTCCTCTAAGCCCACCGTCTTCACTGAAGGAACTGGGTGAATTTTCTCCTGGAAGGTTCAGTGACTCTGGTATCGTAGTGGACTTAACTCCAAGTCATCTAAACGCTGCCATCCTTTTGTCTCCTGTGGAGTCTCCATGCAGGAAGGTGGAGCACGAAGTTAATGAAAACCATTTCGTGAAAGAACGTGATTTTACAGAACCTCATGATGATGAAGCCTTTGGGTATGTCAAgacaggaataaagaagagaTA TGTAGCAGCCCCTGTTGTACCAACTATCCTGTGGGCTTTCCGTACTCggagaggaggaacagatcCCGTTTACAGTATTGGAgcattgttttgtgtttgcGGCCTGGTGGCCCTGCACTCTTTACACCATATACCCTTCAAGATGAGAACCTGA